In the Malaya genurostris strain Urasoe2022 chromosome 1, Malgen_1.1, whole genome shotgun sequence genome, one interval contains:
- the LOC131440348 gene encoding wolframin, whose product MASWANRPPVGNGSNAASNRKKWNIADKNSLRNLMYHFAEDGCPETQYTLAKQILEKTEEVDPPHNHAQGVHWLLRAAQQGHEQAIEMLNECYQTGRGINGSNEEDVRTCLAMSAGERSARRAAQELFASLSNGEEYVTAAQLEKRMREIYRLDKKRRRSRPDGAEAGEIGLEASPDRNGSPSVSRLNRRSGQFQQMNHISEANLMSAAVNYSNGRLPFMSNCMTLSIPNPQSLDHIPCFHRPFFHPIMFFSLLYHRLLAMMASFPGSGISGIQMILMLIAYSFFAMENLLTLVPVGAYYVSLIVMVLCSFKMLKCKHEFIDFRMWSGLFLRYGDEHLNTDDSENQYLRNNLRPYLYFFVAFFINVMLHPNINDQWLPFSEITVVAFVLTFITMVAFMYTSSDPFPDYMILFSFGLNVLAKYPYEMDSVVTTGWRFLDLKVPAFSTFVIGNGIEFCLNCRALLYLIIPAFLTLIARRRRWRGVYQYLIPHCVTLAWLQICIISSQSATMFGLARGALGLSGLLLFLPLFGIVTLLIPVFATIELLSLTDSTVRLWSSISAAIIAILISFYMAASRRTEKYITFLQIAICLIATVCLTLPHMMSNFETLHTSETAELYQSSTVRPQSKDQSMPPNSLSWESYYRFCHQPAWDRLGNKIHTQLRCAHLDGTVVRWEGSVFDLEIISRRNLRADLIHSYLPKMLADRIACFYGERVEPTCGPTEEKQHCEEMKNFMQQQVRCHLDKWNTYEYEIKVRMPTVGLLAKPIEVTLRAQHAFGNFTQNLNNSDRIWFIGILRNFLHSGASATTSAPMDSPADSEFDNLQFDLGGTAGGRSDRSNMRLGRKNPLVELHSLGCIRCQNSELTSIHITDRLKVNARMRDLLRGIKYLLNVIFNPLVIFK is encoded by the exons ATGGCCAGCTGGGCTAATCGTCCTCCAGTTGGGAACGGATCCAATGCAGCTTCcaacagaaaaaaatggaacATCGCTG ATAAAAATTCTCTGCGTAACTTGATGTACCATTTTGCAGAAGATGGTTGTCCAGAAACCCAATACACACTGGCCAAACAGATTTTGGAGAAGACTGAAGAAGTGGATCCCCCGCATAATCATGCTCAGGGAGTACACTGGTTGCTACGAGCGGCCCAACAAGGTCACGAGCAAGCAATCGAGATGCTTAACGAATGCTATCAGACGGGACGAGGTATAAACGGGTCGAACGAAGAGGACGTTCGAACCTGTTTGGCAATGAGTGCCGGTGAAAGGTCTGCTAGACGGGCTGCACAAGAATTATTCGCTTCACTGTCCAACGGTGAAGAATATGTCACGGCTGCTCAGTTGGAAAAACGTATGAGAGAGATTTACAGGCTGGACAAAAAAAGACGAAGATCCCGGCCAGATGGTGCTGAAGCGGGTGAAATCGGCCTGGAAGCGAGTCCTGATAGAAATGGATCTCCCAGTGTCAGTAGACTGAATCGTAGATCTGGACAATTCCAACAGATGAATCACATTTCGGAAGCCAACCTGATGTCGGCTGCGGTTAACTATTCGAATGGAAGATTGCCTTTTATGAGCAATTGCATGACGCTGTCTATTCCCAATCCTCAGAGTTTAGATCACATACCTTGCTTTCATAGGCCTTTTTTTCATCCCATAATGTTCTTTTCGCTCCTATACCACCGACTTCTAGCAATGATGGCTTCCTTTCCCGGATCTGGGATTTCCGGCATTCAAATGATTCTAATGTTGATTGCCTACTCATTCTTTGCCATGGAAAATCTCCTTACTTTAGTTCCAGTAGGAGCATACTACGTCAGTCTGATCGTGATGGTTCTGTGCAGTtttaaaatgttgaaatgtAAACACGAATTTATTGATTTCCGAATGTGGTCGGGATTGTTTCTTCGATACGGCGATGAACATCTCAACACGGATGATTCAGAGAACCAGTACCTTCGTAACAACCTTCGGCCgtatttgtattttttcgtgGCATTCTTTATTAACGTCATGCTTCATCCAAACATCAACGACCAGTGGTTGCCATTTTCAGAAATTACGGTTGTTGCCTTCGTACTCACGTTTATCACGATGGTGGCGTTCATGTACACGTCCTCGGATCCTTTCCCCGATTATATGATTCTTTTCTCCTTTGGGCTAAACGTGTTAGCCAAATATCCGTACGAGATGGATTCAGTTGTCACAACCGGATGGCGTTTTCTGGATCTGAAAGTGCCGGCTTTTTCAACGTTTGTCATTGGAAATGGAATTGAGTTTTGTCTGAATTGCCGCGCCCTACTGTACCTGATTATACCGGCATTCCTAACGTTAATTGCCCGGCGGCGCCGTTGGCGAGGAGTGTATCAGTACTTGATCCCTCACTGCGTAACACTGGCTTGGTTGCAAATTTGCATCATTAGTTCACAATCGGCCACTATGTTCGGATTG GCTCGTGGTGCGCTAGGTCTATCAGGCCTTCTACTGTTCCTGCCGCTGTTTGGTATTGTGACATTGCTGATTCCAGTGTTCGCTACAATCGAATTGCTATCGTTAACAGATTCTACCGTTCGGCTGTGGTCCTCTATCAGTGCCGCGATAATCGCCATCCTGATTTCCTTCTATATGGCTGCATCTCGTCGAACCGAGAAATATATCACATTTCTCCAGATcgctatttgtcttattgcgacGGTATGTCTGACATTGCCCCATATGATGTCAAACTTCGAAACCCTGCATACGTCAGAAACCGCTGAACTGTATCAATCGAGTACTGTAAGACCGCAATCGAAGGACCAATCAATGCCACCGAACAGCCTCAGCTGGGAATCTTATTACAGATTTTGTCATCAACCGGCGTGGGATCGTCTAGGCAATAAAATTCATACTCAGCTGAGATGCGCCCATCTGGATGGAACTGTGGTTCGTTGGGAGGGAAGCGTGTTCGACTTGGAAATCATCAGTCGACGTAATTTGCGAGCGGATTTGATACACAGTTATCTTCCTAAGATGCTGGCTGATCGCATTGCTTGCTTCTATGGAGAGAGAGTGGAACCAACCTGCGGACCCACCGAGGAAAAACAACACTGTGAAGAGATGAAGAATTTCATGCAACAACAAGTGCGTTGTCATCTGGATAAATGGAATAC GTACGAGTACGAAATAAAAGTTCGCATGCCTACGGTGGGACTACTGGCGAAGCCCATTGAAGTGACGCTACGAGCGCAGCACGCGTTTGGCAACTTCACCCAGAATTTGAACAACAGTGATCGCATCTGGTTTATCGGTATCTTGCGCAACTTTTTGCACTCGGGTGCTAGTGCGACAACGTCGGCACCTATGGATTCCCCAGCTGACAGTGAGTTTGATAATCTGCAGTTCGATTTAGGGGGAACCGCCGGTGGACGATCCGATCGTAGTAATATGCGACTGGGACGAAAAAATCCCTTAGTGGAGCTTCACTCATTGGGTTGTATTCGCTGTCAGAATTCAGAGCTGACCTCAATTCATATCACTGACAGATTGAAAGTAAACGCTCGGATGCGTGATTTGTTGCGGGGAATAAAATATCTGCTGAATGTGATTTTCAATCCGCTGGTGATCTTCAAATAG